In the Caenorhabditis elegans chromosome X genome, one interval contains:
- the unc-115 gene encoding Actin-binding lim zn-finger protein limatin involved in axon guidance (Confirmed by transcript evidence) yields the protein MKFSRPVLSVNHLILGKKCDVCRKKCSGDVLKANDKYFHINCFQCKKCGRNLGETGFYTTPENAYLCPDDFRAVSKEITVKTTTQQAHASSSSAATPKSPEKSNGTTDVSSSGAANATLQQISPLGSPTTCAACDQALHSGQVLLALGLSWHVYCFKCSECSAVLHGEYMSHHGKPLCLRDYNEKFGVKCYECEKFIAGKVLQAGGYKFHPTCARCSRCGSHFGDGEEMYMQGDEIWHPSCEHARTTENIAPTGRAATLSRNEPKYQSTFGQHQAYMYLLPEVEQTYLRHPVMNAKEPNAPQYHVPQGPIKIRKSRMSMLKTGMQRLTEDLEKNIPRPKSPHMDNEEPIELAHYPAAHVPDPDTLPAIEREDFPAPQFPYAVEELKRRLSTSSVENEISDDEYSESDKVDEDKLRKTVETLEKYNDSSIAHVIRQNIEDSHKKQRLPLHWDPRNASRTPSGKKMPHLKFRYDVPINASPSRHLNRPRPWVVWQGGERDQGNNTLPCFHIPEDSRANTLRAATLPTEFGQNLSLENLDTTISSHYSEHSTTESGTAGGPRSAGGAVLRSSLPDMSKPAKQYDLLFLQTTNSDLPEDVDRQHLERHLPRDQFEEIFKMSLIEFYKLPEWKRINLKRKHKLF from the exons ATGAAATTCAGCAGACCTGTATTATCAGTAAACCATTTgattttaggcaaaaaatgcgACGTATGTCGCAAAAAGTGCTCAGGAGACGTCTTAAAAGCGAATGACAAATACTTTCACATCAACTGCTTTCAGTGCAAAA aatgtggTCGGAATCTAGGCGAGACGGGCTTCTACACAACACCAGAAAATGCGTATCTGTGTCCCGACGACTTTCGCGCCGTATCCAAAGAGATAACAGTGAAGACGACGACGCAACAAGCACACGCGTCTTCCTCAAGTGCGGCGACGCCCAAATCTCCGGAGAAATCAAATGGTACAACGGACGTGTCGTCGAGTGGAGCCGCTAATGCCACGCTGCAGCAAATCTCTCCGCTCGGATCACCAACAA CGTGTGCCGCCTGTGACCAAGCTTTACATTCGGGTCAAGTACTTCTCGCTCTCGGTCTTTCATGGCACGTGTACTGTTTCAAATGCAGCGAGTGCTCAGCAGTTCTCCATGGAGAGTACATGTCACATCACGGAAAACCATTGTGCCTTCGAGATTATAACGAGAAATTCGGTGTCAAATGTTACGAGTGTGAAAAGTTCATTGCTGGAAAAGTCTTACAG GCTGGCGGCTACAAATTCCATCCAACTTGTGCCCGCTGTTCACGATGTGGATCTCATTTTGGTGACGGTGAAGAGATGTATATGCAAGGAGACGAGATCTGGCATCCATCCTGTGAGCACGCGCGGACCACCGAAAATATCGCG ccaaCTGGACGTGCTGCCACATTGTCTCGAAATGAGCCAAAATATCAATCAACGTTTGGACAGCATCAAGCATACATGTACTTGTTGCCAGAGGTGGAACAAACCTACTTGAGACATCCAGTGATGAACGCCAAGGAGCCAAATGCTCCACAATACCACGTTCCACAAGGACCAATCAAGATTCGCAAGTCAAGGATGTCGATGCTCAAAACTGGAATGCAAAGACTTA cggAGGATTTGGAAAAGAACATCCCACGTCCAAAATCTCCACACATGGACAATGAGGAGCCAATTGAATTAGCTCACTATCCAGCTGCACATGTGCCCGATCCAGACACG cttccTGCTATCGAGCGAGAGGATTTCCCTGCTCCACAATTCCCGTATGCCGTCGAAGAACTCAAAAGAAGACTCTCAACATCATCGGTTGAAAATGAGATTTCCGACGATGAATACTCGGAGAGCGACAAGGTTGACGAGGACAAGTTGAGAAAGACTGTTGAAACTTTGGAGAAGTATAATGATTCTTCCATTGCTCACGTCATCAGGCAAAACATCGAAGACAGTCATAAGAAGCAAAG GCTGCCACTTCATTGGGATCCAAGAAACGCAAGCAGAACCCCATCTGGCAAGAAAATGCCACATCTCAAATTCCGTTACGACGTCCCAATCAATGCTT cgcCATCTCGTCATCTCAATCGTCCGCGTCCATGGGTTGTTTGGCAAGGAGGCGAGAGAGACCAGGGAAACAATACACTGCCGTGCTTCCACATTCCAGAGGATAGCCGGGCGAATACACTCAGAGCCGCCACACTTCCGACGGAATTCGGACAAAACTTGTCGCTTGAGAACTTGGACACCACAATTAGCAGCCACTATTCTGAAC actcgACGACGGAATCTGGAACAGCTGGAGGACCTCGCTCAGCTGGTGGAGCTGTGCTTCGCTCTTCTCTTCCTGACATGAGCAAACCTGCCAAGCAGTACGACCTGCTGTTTCTCCAAACGACAAATTCGGACCTCCCAGAAGATGTTGACAG ACAACATTTGGAACGACACTTGCCGCGAGATCAATTTGAGGAGATCTTCAAGATGTccttaattgaattttataagCTGCCCGAATGGAAGAGGATCAATTTGAAGCGAAAACACAAACTATTCTAA
- the unc-115 gene encoding Actin-binding lim zn-finger protein limatin involved in axon guidance (Confirmed by transcript evidence), which produces MGKKCDVCRKKCSGDVLKANDKYFHINCFQCKKCGRNLGETGFYTTPENAYLCPDDFRAVSKEITVKTTTQQAHASSSSAATPKSPEKSNGTTDVSSSGAANATLQQISPLGSPTTCAACDQALHSGQVLLALGLSWHVYCFKCSECSAVLHGEYMSHHGKPLCLRDYNEKFGVKCYECEKFIAGKVLQAGGYKFHPTCARCSRCGSHFGDGEEMYMQGDEIWHPSCEHARTTENIAPTGRAATLSRNEPKYQSTFGQHQAYMYLLPEVEQTYLRHPVMNAKEPNAPQYHVPQGPIKIRKSRMSMLKTGMQRLTEDLEKNIPRPKSPHMDNEEPIELAHYPAAHVPDPDTLPAIEREDFPAPQFPYAVEELKRRLSTSSVENEISDDEYSESDKVDEDKLRKTVETLEKYNDSSIAHVIRQNIEDSHKKQRLPLHWDPRNASRTPSGKKMPHLKFRYDVPINASPSRHLNRPRPWVVWQGGERDQGNNTLPCFHIPEDSRANTLRAATLPTEFGQNLSLENLDTTISSHYSEHSTTESGTAGGPRSAGGAVLRSSLPDMSKPAKQYDLLFLQTTNSDLPEDVDRQHLERHLPRDQFEEIFKMSLIEFYKLPEWKRINLKRKHKLF; this is translated from the exons ATGG gcaaaaaatgcgACGTATGTCGCAAAAAGTGCTCAGGAGACGTCTTAAAAGCGAATGACAAATACTTTCACATCAACTGCTTTCAGTGCAAAA aatgtggTCGGAATCTAGGCGAGACGGGCTTCTACACAACACCAGAAAATGCGTATCTGTGTCCCGACGACTTTCGCGCCGTATCCAAAGAGATAACAGTGAAGACGACGACGCAACAAGCACACGCGTCTTCCTCAAGTGCGGCGACGCCCAAATCTCCGGAGAAATCAAATGGTACAACGGACGTGTCGTCGAGTGGAGCCGCTAATGCCACGCTGCAGCAAATCTCTCCGCTCGGATCACCAACAA CGTGTGCCGCCTGTGACCAAGCTTTACATTCGGGTCAAGTACTTCTCGCTCTCGGTCTTTCATGGCACGTGTACTGTTTCAAATGCAGCGAGTGCTCAGCAGTTCTCCATGGAGAGTACATGTCACATCACGGAAAACCATTGTGCCTTCGAGATTATAACGAGAAATTCGGTGTCAAATGTTACGAGTGTGAAAAGTTCATTGCTGGAAAAGTCTTACAG GCTGGCGGCTACAAATTCCATCCAACTTGTGCCCGCTGTTCACGATGTGGATCTCATTTTGGTGACGGTGAAGAGATGTATATGCAAGGAGACGAGATCTGGCATCCATCCTGTGAGCACGCGCGGACCACCGAAAATATCGCG ccaaCTGGACGTGCTGCCACATTGTCTCGAAATGAGCCAAAATATCAATCAACGTTTGGACAGCATCAAGCATACATGTACTTGTTGCCAGAGGTGGAACAAACCTACTTGAGACATCCAGTGATGAACGCCAAGGAGCCAAATGCTCCACAATACCACGTTCCACAAGGACCAATCAAGATTCGCAAGTCAAGGATGTCGATGCTCAAAACTGGAATGCAAAGACTTA cggAGGATTTGGAAAAGAACATCCCACGTCCAAAATCTCCACACATGGACAATGAGGAGCCAATTGAATTAGCTCACTATCCAGCTGCACATGTGCCCGATCCAGACACG cttccTGCTATCGAGCGAGAGGATTTCCCTGCTCCACAATTCCCGTATGCCGTCGAAGAACTCAAAAGAAGACTCTCAACATCATCGGTTGAAAATGAGATTTCCGACGATGAATACTCGGAGAGCGACAAGGTTGACGAGGACAAGTTGAGAAAGACTGTTGAAACTTTGGAGAAGTATAATGATTCTTCCATTGCTCACGTCATCAGGCAAAACATCGAAGACAGTCATAAGAAGCAAAG GCTGCCACTTCATTGGGATCCAAGAAACGCAAGCAGAACCCCATCTGGCAAGAAAATGCCACATCTCAAATTCCGTTACGACGTCCCAATCAATGCTT cgcCATCTCGTCATCTCAATCGTCCGCGTCCATGGGTTGTTTGGCAAGGAGGCGAGAGAGACCAGGGAAACAATACACTGCCGTGCTTCCACATTCCAGAGGATAGCCGGGCGAATACACTCAGAGCCGCCACACTTCCGACGGAATTCGGACAAAACTTGTCGCTTGAGAACTTGGACACCACAATTAGCAGCCACTATTCTGAAC actcgACGACGGAATCTGGAACAGCTGGAGGACCTCGCTCAGCTGGTGGAGCTGTGCTTCGCTCTTCTCTTCCTGACATGAGCAAACCTGCCAAGCAGTACGACCTGCTGTTTCTCCAAACGACAAATTCGGACCTCCCAGAAGATGTTGACAG ACAACATTTGGAACGACACTTGCCGCGAGATCAATTTGAGGAGATCTTCAAGATGTccttaattgaattttataagCTGCCCGAATGGAAGAGGATCAATTTGAAGCGAAAACACAAACTATTCTAA